The following are from one region of the Lineus longissimus chromosome 19, tnLinLong1.2, whole genome shotgun sequence genome:
- the LOC135503030 gene encoding homeobox protein dve-1-like isoform X2: MWELWDSLVNEPLDVWRGSGKSMPVHCLIETTASPQGFESGGGSVELDSYAIIPNTTLFSEIVRTALIKLGYSPSEAMGAKGAVQLKNWKPLTFDMITDNPEVTVEDILGDITPVATIRIKLCSQRKTSTTNDLKDKLLQVLLAQSRGMLLGSGCPIEKEVMTLIAKGETDNIDTDKRKAFDRWHQEQLEKVKATIKTEHTTTEPEEKTHSVPRSPSPAKETETPRVPPLPNAPTHKTRFRTSFDPDLEIPRLHQWFHENKHPTREKMIHFLSELNSLESRKGRKPLDLTNIIYWFKNARAAQRRASRSMEMSVDESHLMDNDDNSSDHHSTSDEHIPVLPNKNAVYVVNPLHNHNESQEGFRNKNGMFESSALDMTSQGQGQRYSPPAERNHEEAIDMSTSSRTDREIASSSVSGQSDNSDQRKSSSDEEMSDYEDDPDSVQIKQDPDAYLDHPIRSLPNSLPSNHMALHNSLTSPHSPAHAHMMSAAMNYRLGSLGHLGRNHSALGQHPFYSVMSPSMLEERRKRTRVFIDPLSEIPKLEKWFIEDTHPTAYMIEKYCDELNRSEYRQRFPKLEPKNVQLWFKNHRAKVKRSRLEIEGKTVIKSESCDGEMAGNIAMYRNSLSASSSGSQEMLGASYSS, encoded by the exons ATGTGGGAATTGTGGGACTCGTTGGTTAACGAACCACTCGACGTTTGGCGAGGCTCAG GGAAATCCATGCCAGTCCACTGCCTTATAGAAACCACTGCCTCGCCTCAAGGTTTTGAAAGTGGGGGTGGAAGTGTCGAATTAGATAGTTACGCCATTATACCAAATACGACGCTGTTTTCAGAAATCGTCCGAACTGCCCTTATCAAATTGGGTTATAGTCCGTCTGAGGCGATGGGTGCTAAAG GTGCTGTCCAGCTCAAGAACTGGAAACCGTTGACATTTGATATGATAACAGACAATCCAGAGGTGACGGTTGAAGACATTTTGGGTGATATCACGCCAGTTGCTACGATACGAATCAAGCTGTGCAG CCAACGTAAGACGAGCACAACGAACGACTTGAAGGACAAACTGCTGCAGGTGCTACTGGCACAGTCGCGAGGGATGCTGCTGGGATCTGGGTGCCCCATCGAAAAG GAAGTGATGACGCTAATTGCTAAGGGCGAGACTGACAACATCGACACAGACAAGCGGAAAGCGTTTGATCGCTGGCACCAGGAACAGCTGGAGAAGGTCAAGGCCACGATAAAGACAGAACATACCACGACGGAACCTGAAGAAAAAACTCACAGCGTACCACGGTCGCCATCTCCAGCGAAGGAGACAGAAACACCTCGTGTTCCACCGTTACCAAACGCCCCAACGCACAAAACGAGATTCCGGACGTCTTTTGATCCAGATTTAGAAATACCCAGACTGCATCAgtggtttcatgaaaataagcATCCGACCAGGGAGAAGATGATTCACTTTCTCAGTGAGTTGAATTCGTTGGAGTCACGCAAGGGCCGTAAGCCGCTGGATTtgacgaacattatctattggTTTAAGAATGCTCGTGCTGCGCAGCGGAGAGCAAGTAGAAGTATGGAGATGTCGGTCGATGAGAGCCACCTGATGGACAATGATGACAACAGTTCGGACCATCATAGCACTTCTGATGAACATATACCGGTTTTGCCAAATAAAAATGCTGTTTATGTCGTCAACCCACTACACAACCACAACGAATCACAGGAGGGGTTCAGAAATAAAAATGGCATGTTCGAAAGTAGCGCTTTGGATATGACGTCACAGGGTCAAGGTCAGCGGTATTCACCGCCAGCGGAGAGGAATCATGAAGAAGCTATTGACATGTCAACGTCGTCAAGAACTGATCGGGAAATTGCTTCGTCGTCTGTATCTGGGCAGTCAGATAATAGTGATCAACGAAAAAGTTCTTCCGATGAAGAGATGTCCGATTATGAAGATGACCCAGATAGTGTTCagatcaaacaggacccggacgcCTACCTCGACCATCCAATCAGATCTCTCCCTAACTCCCTTCCATCCAATCATATGGCTTTACACAACTCGCTGACGTCACCACACTCGCCTGCTCACGCACACATGATGTCGGCAGCGATGAACTATCGTTTGGGCAGCCTTGGGCATCTTGGGCGCAATCACTCTGCGTTGGGCCAGCATCCGTTTTACAGCGTGATGTCTCCGTCGATGTTAGAAGAGCGGCGTAAACGTACCCGCGTCTTCATCGATCCGTTATCGGAGATTCCGAAATTAGAGAAATGGTTTATAGAAGATACCCACCCAACTGCctacatgatcgagaaatactGCGACGAGTTAAACAGATCAGAATACCGCCAGAGGTTCCCAAAGCTGGAGCCGAAGAATGTCCAGTTATGGTTTAAAAATCATCGGGCGAAGGTTAAACGATCACGTCTAGAGATTGAGGGCAAGACGGTGATTAAGTCAGAGAGCTGCGATGGAGAAATGGCAGGGAATATCGCCATGTACCGAAATTCACTGTCTGCTTCAAGTTCTGGCTCTCAAGAAATGCTTGGTGCGAGTTATTCAAGTTAA
- the LOC135503139 gene encoding uncharacterized protein LOC135503139: MGSKTLFEHLKKIRRTLYHLSIFTGLQKSLICAVFLLVLAFIANFWVPLALYTIACTLSYAFTCHVSRSSDGVNASWQEQRYGLDRIQTLLRLQTAQELLFDLLYGRKTQLASLKIPIGKGSLLLDESDKNIERNKIVNSCSKLNASDVDKYSNYQSLHSQFHDIESNRKRDNSAEVNLQAEIQQICALVMKDFVLSWYQQVSFGNHGAENAQKLIDQITATAYARIAAIDRFAVISKVIELYMCHLQEFQEATKTFDHQPRFRRRGSVPTAENEFIKVKTIEEVYQNNLKFHVALIGGDNEVEYLRAIVDVLLQRLLSAELYNCVTVKDMFADILICNVIVPLLELLCEPDFLHEKTIQILTDDGDVISEQLLAIKEKLIVYKDGSSLEQSSNSQTAVEKVSIQKSTTTKMEKEGNHTELKDSLRPEKHSEDDSAGASTPNLMVSAKEQESSSKIELGIVPRQAPLKNVSDIIEYESKSKAKQERETIASVSVEGHGADSLRQLSGTGGANQEFVFFPEVLAEHFNIVPVKSIKNDQPEDKNLQGDLRRDSADGLSSDMTGTTQQKKSGTEEGALSFDTIPIIQLQVSTPISKTPPSTSVSKAPGKSRSPSVKSLTKFSSLPRDLDRMAENLDAHSINTAIDKKKSRRQSLHSLTSDEEDAAGLSTLKPFTAPESSRKMSSYEQIDMFEVYQDPGTGQLRVRQRSRAEISPPRVLPPLTEGIATDGHHLDPSEYSTRTFRNSSNASDYLVISSNENTDSSLSPFNSSAGDVSMDSVDGTDMSKIVDSPDDTHAFRGSLVENLASVVTSLEQSLTSVSTLTPETPTISPTSDQVKSSSHIQNTPLQGSEHFYPVQTRVTPDRNFSPKSMPSPMSSPNLVGQSNQVRDYNLPSLPSPSSSPSHSEQSFSPRRTPSLSSSPGSGKMSMEHNSSQAVLSDSSFSPGAGNISYGTTRPALWEQQSQTSRGTSPDPSLPITDEKGPRIDTWIPSLYTALQVPRTEVIQDRGHGSFVVYEVEYLAHYLLEGSSEPEPVPRNVKRRFKEFLILQERLEENPRLRAYLKGIKAPSKWFSLPFGTFDKDGIESRRKFLEKYIQSLLEQKPIVYSGEMREFLAYDSDASLAFVKKATDIPVSWIDKVFNKTKSGMSGVIDKIDQTLTSKPAKTLEEAHPASVVKKPTKREIDVERLPSEDVDALRVQFAVTSEKQKIELGLDRHLLTKLFSPDSFGVEMTESLRFSDDDFQEAYDGDDDDEDVMQSAGDDQLHKNVLSHTILDLACQTTNGCEIALCKEKVLESFQMVIGTFFEKWLKNEIADITSTESISKYLRLLREAVWPERPYEELAKTEEDKDRTKQLARQCLKEFFPALIPLLAGPDNFDHCVEQVLNSVQHPKINRHFFLCLIDLLVEEFLPEVSIKAVQEDILATRGKH, from the exons ATGGGCTCAAAAACACTGTTTGAGCATTTAAAAAAGATCAGGCGAACTTTATATCACTTATCCATATTTACTGGCTTACAGAAGAGCCTAATATGTGCAGTTTTTCTCCTGGTTTTGGCGTTTATTGCCAATTTTTGGGTGCCTCTTGCATTGTACACAATCGCCTGTACATTATCCTATGCATTTACCTGTCACGTCAGTAGAAGTTCAGATGGGGTCAATGCATCATGGCAGGAACAGCGGTATGGCCTTGATAGGATCCAGACATTGTTACGATTACAGACCGCACAAGAGTTATTGTTTGATCTCCTCTATGGAAGAAAAACACAATTGGCATCGTTGAAAATACCGATTGGGAAAGGTTCATTGTTGCTTGATGAATCAgacaaaaatattgaaagaaacAAGATTGTCAATTCATGCTCCAAACTAAATGCAAGTGATGTTGATAAATATTCAAATTATCAGAGTCTTCATTCGCAATTCCATGATATTGAATCAAATCGTAAAAGGGACAACTCTGCAGAGGTAAACCTTCAGGCCGAAATCCAGCAGATCTGTGCATTGGTTATGAAAGATTTTGTGTTGTCATGGTACCAGCAAGTCAGCTTTGGTAACCATGGTGCAGAGAACGCCCAGAAGCTTATTGATCAGATCACAGCGACTGCTTATGCTCGGATTGCCGCAATCGATCGCTTTGCCGTTATAAGCAAAGTGATTGAACTGTATATGTGCCATTTACAAGAGTTCCAGGAGGCGACAAAAACATTCGACCACCAGCCTCGGTTTCGCCGACGAGGGAGTGTACCAACTGCTGAAAATGAGTTCATAAAAGTGAAGACCATCGAAGAAGTCTATCAGAACAATTTGAAGTTTCATGTGGCACTAATAGGTGGCGATAATGAAGTGGAATATCTACGAGCAATCGTGGATGTGCTTTTACAACGCCTCCTATCTGCAGAATTATATAACTGTGTGACAGTAAAAGACATGTTTGCTGATATATTGATTTGCAACGTTATTGTGCCGCTGTTAGAATTGCTTTGTGAGCCGGACTTTCTTCATGAGAAAACTATCCAGATTCTAACCGATGATGGCGATGTCATTTCTGAACAGTTGTTGGCTATAAAAGAAAAGTTGATAGTATATAAAGACGGTAGTAGTTTGGAGCAAAGTAGCAATTCTCAAACAGCTGTTGAAAAAGTGAGCATTCAGAAGTCCACTACCACCAAAATGGAAAAGGAAGGCAACCATACTGAATTGAAAGACAGCTTGAGACCTGAAAAACATAGTGAAGACGACTCTGCAGGTGCTTCGACTCCGAACCTGATGGTAAGTGCAAAGGAACAAGAAAGTTCTTCAAAAATAGAACTGGGAATAGTGCCGCGTCAAGCACCTCTGAAAAATGTTTCCGACATCATTGAATATGAGTCAAAATCAAAAGCCAAGCAAGAGCGGGAGACCATTGCGAGTGTGTCAGTAGAGGGGCATGGTGCTGATTCACTGAGGCAGCTGTCTGGTACTGGTGGTGCAAATCAAGAGTTCGTGTTCTTCCCTGAAGTGCTTGCTGAACATTTTAATATTGTGCCCGTGAAGTCCATTAAGAATGACCAACCAGAAGACAAGAATTTACAAGGTGATTTGAGGCGTGATTCAGCTGATGGGTTGAGTTCTGATATGACTGGTACAACACAGCAGAAAAAGTCTGGCACCGAGGAGGGTGCGCTATCTTTTGACACAATTCCAATCATACAGCTACAGGTGTCCAcacctatttcaaaaacaccgCCATCTACCTCAGTTTCAAAAGCACCAGGTAAAAGTCGTAGTCCAAGTGTGAAAAGTTTGACAAAGTTTTCCTCCTTGCCACGAGACTTGGACAGAATGGCTGAAAACCTCGATGCACATTCTATAAATACGGCAATTGACAAGAAGAAATCCCGCCGCCAGTCATTGCATTCTCTTACTAGTGATGAAGAAGATGCTGCAGGATTGTCTACATTGAAACCGTTCACAGCACCGGAAAGCAGTAGAAAGATGTCCTCTTACGAACAgattgacatgtttgaggtcTATCAGGACCCAGGAACGGGCCAGTTACGGGTGCGTCAGCGCAGCCGTGCAGAGATCTCTCCACCGAGAGTGCTCCCGCCACTAACTGAAGGCATCGCAACAGACGGTCATCATTTAGATCCGAGTGAGTACTCCACACGCACTTTCCGTAACTCAAGCAATGCGTCGGACTATCTGGTCATTTCGTCTAATGAGAACACGGATAGCAGTTTGTCTCCTTTCAATTCTTCCGCAGGGGATGTCAGCATGGATTCAGTGGACGGAACAGATATGAGCAAAATTGTCGACAGCCCGGATGACACACATGCATTCAGAGGCAGTTTGGTGGAAAACCTTGCATCAGTTGTAACAAGTCTGGAGCAGTCATTGACCAGTGTCAGTACGTTGACACCAGAAACACCGACAATAAGTCCAACATCGGACCAAGTGAAAAGTTCTAGTCATATTCAAAATACTCCATTGCAAGGTAGTGAGCACTTCTATCCTGTTCAGACTCGAGTAACTCCTGACAGAAACTTTAGTCCAAAGAGTATGCCAAGTCCAATGTCGAGCCCTAATCTGGTAGGCCAGTCTAACCAGGTGCGGGATTACAACCTGCCTAGCTTGCCATCTCCGAGCTCCAGCCCAAGCCACTCGGAGCAAAGTTTCAGCCCCAGAAGGACCCCCAGTCTAAGTTCCAGCCCAGGAAGTGGGAAAATGTCCATGGAACATAATTCTAGTCAGGCAGTGTTGTCGGACTCTAGTTTCAGTCCTGGAGCAGGGAATATATCCTATGGGACAACGAGGCCAGCCCTGTGGGAGCAACAGTCACAGACATCGAGGGGAACATCACCAGATCCATCATTACCAATCACGGATGAGAAGGGACCCAGAATTGACACCTGGATTCCGTCGCTCTACACGGCTCTGCAAGTTCCACGGACGGAAGTTATCCAGGATCGAGGACATGGATCGTTTGTGGTCTATGAGGTGGAG tATTTAGCCCACTACCTATTAGAGGGTTCATCTGAGCCAGAACCTGTGCCAAGGAACGTCAAGCGGAGATTCAAGGAGTTTCTCATTCTCCAGGAGAGACTGGAGGAGAATCCACGATTGAGGGCTTATCTAAAAG GTATCAAAGCTCCGAGTAAATGGTTCTCTCTTCCTTTTGGGACGTTTGATAAAGATGGCATCGAAAGTCGGAGGAAATTCCTTGAAAAATATATCCAG TCTCTCCTGGAGCAGAAGCCTATTGTTTACAGCGGAGAAATGCGGGAATTCTTGGCATACGACAGCGATGCCAGTTTAGCTTTCGTCAAGAAGGCGACGGACATTCCTGTCAGCTGGATTGACAAA GTTTTCAACAAGACAAAGTCCGGCATGAGTGGGGTGATTGACAAAATCGACCAAACGCTGACGTCGAAGCCTGCGAAAACACTAGAGGAGGCACATCCAGCATCTGTCGTCAAGAAACCAACCAAACGTGAGATAGATGTGGAGAGGTTGCCGTCTGAGGATGTGGATGCTCTGAGGGTCCAGTTCGCTGTTACATCGGAGAAACAG aaaattgaGCTTGGCCTCGACCGCCACTTGTTGACCAAGTTGTTCTCACCTGATAGTTTCGGCGTTGAGATGACCGAGTCGCTTCGATTCAGTGATGATGACTTTCAAGAAGCGTATGAcggagatgatgatgacgaagatgtGATGCAGTCAGCGGGAGATG ATCAGCTGCACAAGAATGTCCTCTCGCACACCATCCTGGACCTGGCCTGTCAGACAACCAATGGATGTGAGATTGCCCTGTGCAAGGAGAAGGTCCTCGAGTCATTCCAGATGGTGATTGGCACATTCTTTGAAAA GtggttgaaaaatgaaatagccGACATCACCAGCACCGAGAGCATCTCCAAGTACCTCCGCCTCCTGCGAGAAGCCGTCTGGCCGGAGCGACCGTATGAAGAGCTGGCAAAGACTGAGGAAGACAAGGACCGGACGAAACAGCTGGCTCGGCAATGTCTAAAGGAATTCTTCCCAG CTCTGATCCCATTGCTGGCAGGACCTGACAACTTTGACCATTGCGTGGAGCAAGTCCTGAATTCGGTCCAGCACCCAAAGATCAATAG acatttctTTCTTTGCCTGATTGATCTGCTGGTGGAAGAGTTCCTACCGGAGGTCTCCATCAAGGCTGTGCAGGAGGACATACTGGCCACAAGGGGGAAGCACTGA